In one Streptomyces sp. NBC_01241 genomic region, the following are encoded:
- a CDS encoding 2-oxo-4-hydroxy-4-carboxy-5-ureidoimidazoline decarboxylase: MRQPATRTAVPVQTSGPAQSPVAHPGLDRFNTAPAAEAEAALLECSGSRRWAARLAAHRPYPDLDALLAAADEAGYDLPPADLAEALAAEVSSGLHHAAPHSAHLALRAAHAAYECRFGHVFVICLDGFEPAEQPDQVLAGIRARLGHDPDHERVVTAEEMRRLARGRIIELISGS, from the coding sequence CTGAGGCAACCGGCCACCCGGACGGCCGTACCCGTCCAGACTTCCGGACCGGCGCAGAGCCCGGTCGCCCACCCGGGCCTCGACCGCTTCAACACCGCGCCGGCCGCCGAAGCCGAGGCCGCTCTGCTGGAGTGCTCCGGCAGCCGCCGCTGGGCCGCGCGGCTGGCCGCCCACCGCCCCTACCCGGACCTCGACGCACTGCTGGCCGCCGCCGACGAGGCGGGCTACGACCTGCCCCCGGCGGATCTCGCCGAGGCGCTCGCCGCCGAGGTCTCCTCCGGACTGCATCACGCCGCGCCGCACTCCGCCCATCTCGCGCTGCGGGCCGCGCACGCCGCGTACGAGTGCCGCTTCGGCCATGTCTTCGTGATCTGCCTGGACGGCTTCGAGCCCGCCGAACAGCCGGACCAGGTGCTCGCCGGAATCCGGGCCAGGCTGGGCCACGACCCCGACCATGAGCGGGTGGTCACCGCGGAGGAAATGCGGCGACTCGCCCGGGGCCGCATTATCGAGCTGATATCGGGTTCATAA
- a CDS encoding DUF4328 domain-containing protein: MPPAPVFVAPQQYLRSSAGLAKAVVVLLMAVAVADLLAMAAGLNIRRVLGNGPENDFATYDDAEATLADNLYGSAGALQGVMTLATGIVFILWFRRLRMNAEVFDPSVQPMSPGWSIGAWFVPFANLVLPRRIAGGIWTASAQTNPDGSWRTVPATAMNLWWGAWVCSLAFSWVTSRQYMRAEKTQEIIDAAGLVMASDALDIVAAVFAILFVRKLTRMQGERAALGVYPLGARG, from the coding sequence ATGCCACCGGCCCCGGTCTTCGTCGCTCCGCAGCAGTACCTGCGCTCGTCGGCCGGGCTCGCGAAGGCGGTCGTCGTCCTGCTGATGGCGGTCGCCGTGGCGGATCTGCTCGCCATGGCCGCGGGGCTGAACATCCGCCGCGTGCTCGGGAACGGGCCGGAGAACGACTTCGCCACGTACGACGACGCGGAGGCGACCCTCGCGGACAATCTGTACGGGTCCGCCGGTGCGCTGCAGGGTGTCATGACCCTGGCCACCGGCATCGTCTTCATCCTCTGGTTCCGGCGCCTGCGGATGAACGCCGAGGTGTTCGACCCGAGCGTGCAGCCGATGTCGCCCGGCTGGTCGATCGGCGCCTGGTTCGTCCCGTTCGCCAACCTCGTCCTGCCGCGCCGGATCGCGGGCGGCATCTGGACCGCGAGCGCCCAGACCAACCCCGACGGCAGCTGGCGCACGGTCCCGGCCACCGCGATGAATCTGTGGTGGGGGGCGTGGGTCTGCTCGCTGGCCTTCTCCTGGGTCACGTCCCGGCAGTACATGAGGGCCGAGAAGACGCAGGAGATCATCGACGCGGCGGGGCTGGTGATGGCGTCCGACGCCCTCGACATCGTGGCCGCGGTTTTCGCGATCCTCTTCGTACGCAAGCTGACCCGGATGCAGGGGGAGCGGGCGGCCCTCGGCGTGTATCCGCTGGGCGCCCGGGGGTAG
- a CDS encoding beta-N-acetylhexosaminidase, with protein sequence MSPSRGTLVAGAVLTVAAAATIAVVVWPEGSGNGPAGESGSRTPSGSSAAPSPTRSYPLSTPPRTIPAVREHIAARGPGWRPGPAAGVVIAPGSGTLADEGQLLAQELKIHYRGDVAARPGDVKLALTPGKGTPESYTLSTHDGRVTISGPDQAGVFYGTRTLKQSVRADGAMPEGEVRDRPDRPQRGLNLDIARKYYSVAWIEDRLREMADLKLNQLGLHFSDDQAFRIQSDTHPEVVSPQHLTKAQVRQILGLAGRLHIEVVPELDSPGHLGAVLRAHPDLQLRNVSGVRSPGSLDISNPGAAKLIDELLGEFTELFGGRYWHLGADEYRALMARDPAASYPQLQRAAQQKYGPRAGIKDLATGWLNDRAAVVRPHGKQPKAWNDGFFRDGVVHADKDIEVEYWTGKEYGARPPEEYLREGRRVVNLNDEFLYYVLGQPNNFVYPTGKRIYEQWTPLVLRGTRPVPAGYSGQILGGRFAVWGDLPNAQTPAQVAQGIRMPLRATSQKLWDPRKPELSWDQFRALAGRIDGVG encoded by the coding sequence ATGTCGCCCTCACGCGGCACTCTCGTGGCCGGTGCGGTCCTCACCGTGGCGGCCGCCGCGACGATCGCCGTCGTCGTCTGGCCGGAAGGTTCCGGCAACGGACCCGCGGGGGAGTCGGGGTCCCGCACCCCCTCGGGCTCCTCTGCCGCCCCCTCGCCGACCCGGAGCTACCCGCTCTCCACCCCGCCCCGCACCATTCCCGCCGTACGCGAACACATCGCCGCCCGCGGCCCCGGCTGGCGGCCCGGCCCGGCCGCCGGGGTCGTCATCGCGCCCGGCAGCGGGACGCTCGCGGACGAGGGGCAGCTGCTCGCCCAGGAGCTGAAGATCCACTACCGGGGTGACGTCGCCGCCCGCCCGGGCGACGTGAAGCTGGCCCTCACCCCGGGCAAGGGCACCCCCGAGTCGTACACCCTCAGCACCCACGACGGACGGGTCACGATCAGCGGACCCGATCAGGCCGGCGTCTTCTACGGGACCCGCACCCTGAAACAGTCCGTGCGCGCCGACGGCGCCATGCCCGAGGGCGAGGTGCGCGACCGCCCCGACCGGCCGCAGCGCGGCCTCAACCTCGACATCGCGCGCAAGTACTACAGCGTCGCCTGGATCGAGGACCGGCTGCGCGAGATGGCCGACCTCAAGCTCAACCAGCTCGGCCTGCACTTCTCCGACGACCAGGCGTTCCGGATCCAGTCCGACACCCACCCCGAGGTGGTGTCGCCGCAGCACCTCACGAAGGCGCAGGTGCGGCAGATCCTCGGCCTCGCGGGCCGGCTGCACATCGAGGTCGTCCCCGAGCTCGACTCCCCCGGCCATCTGGGCGCGGTCCTGCGGGCCCACCCCGACCTCCAGCTGCGCAATGTGTCGGGTGTGCGCTCGCCCGGCTCGCTCGACATCTCCAACCCGGGGGCGGCGAAGCTCATCGACGAACTCCTCGGCGAGTTCACCGAGCTGTTCGGCGGCCGCTACTGGCATCTCGGCGCCGACGAATACCGCGCGCTGATGGCCCGGGACCCGGCCGCCTCGTACCCGCAGCTGCAACGCGCCGCCCAGCAGAAGTACGGACCGCGGGCCGGCATCAAGGACCTTGCCACCGGCTGGCTCAACGACCGTGCGGCGGTGGTGCGTCCGCACGGCAAGCAGCCCAAGGCGTGGAACGACGGCTTCTTCCGCGACGGAGTCGTCCACGCCGACAAGGACATCGAGGTCGAGTACTGGACGGGCAAGGAGTACGGTGCCCGGCCGCCGGAGGAGTATCTGCGCGAGGGGCGGCGCGTGGTGAACCTCAACGACGAGTTCCTCTATTACGTACTGGGCCAGCCCAACAACTTCGTCTACCCCACGGGCAAGCGGATCTACGAACAGTGGACCCCGCTCGTCCTGCGCGGCACCCGGCCCGTCCCGGCGGGCTACTCCGGCCAGATCCTCGGCGGCCGGTTCGCGGTCTGGGGCGACCTCCCGAACGCGCAGACCCCGGCGCAGGTGGCGCAGGGCATCCGGATGCCGCTGCGGGCGACCAGCCAGAAGCTGTGGGACCCGCGGAAGCCGGAGCTGAGCTGGGATCAGTTCCGGGCGCTGGCCGGGCGGATCGACGGGGTGGGCTGA
- a CDS encoding ATP-binding protein encodes MRQPLILELLATPEVVPEVRSALRAYLDGPCGDLELCATELITNVIRHLGEGVPVTVRASCEQGRTRLEVTAPDPRALPVLCRATGDDETGRGLALLDALALRWGVEQGPGTKTVWCELPGGDRTSPGEPSAVIRADLEGMSVGVIAR; translated from the coding sequence ATGCGACAACCGCTGATCCTGGAGCTTCTCGCCACCCCCGAGGTCGTGCCCGAGGTGCGTAGCGCCCTGCGCGCGTACCTGGACGGCCCCTGTGGCGACCTTGAGTTGTGTGCCACCGAGCTGATCACCAACGTCATCCGCCACCTGGGCGAGGGTGTCCCCGTAACGGTCCGCGCCTCCTGCGAGCAGGGCCGTACGCGCTTGGAGGTCACCGCCCCCGACCCCCGGGCCCTGCCTGTCCTGTGCAGGGCGACCGGTGACGACGAAACCGGCCGCGGCCTCGCCCTGCTCGATGCACTGGCTCTGCGCTGGGGCGTGGAGCAGGGCCCCGGCACCAAGACAGTGTGGTGCGAGCTGCCGGGCGGCGACCGCACGTCCCCTGGTGAGCCCTCCGCGGTCATTCGGGCCGATTTGGAAGGGATGTCCGTGGGCGTGATCGCGAGGTGA
- a CDS encoding helix-turn-helix domain-containing protein: protein MGQRKDIDGSASVPTFYGKELRWKREEAGLTLQQLVEGSFYGPSHLSEIERGQRRMPAELAEHVDRTLGTDGFFQRRCEDVRKAKRRGHASYFERVLEAEKHAETIEEWCPTLIPGLLQTDAYARSVVRAAHPLAPDDEVEEKVTARMARASLFEDDHKTPEYWAILPESLLRQPMLPPARAAEQLERIVALATRRRIVPQILPWNCGPHPLMLGTAKIMTFPDAPPLVYTEAQYSGDTIDDPALVKQYRKAYDRLRAAALPPEASLALIEQTAEDDRNGKQRD, encoded by the coding sequence ATGGGACAGCGCAAGGACATCGACGGGTCGGCAAGCGTCCCCACCTTCTACGGCAAGGAGTTGCGCTGGAAACGGGAGGAGGCCGGACTGACCCTCCAACAGCTGGTGGAGGGCAGCTTCTACGGCCCCAGCCACCTCAGCGAGATCGAACGCGGACAGCGCCGCATGCCGGCCGAACTGGCCGAGCACGTGGACCGGACGCTGGGTACCGACGGTTTCTTCCAGCGCCGCTGCGAGGACGTACGAAAGGCGAAGAGGCGCGGCCACGCCAGCTACTTCGAGCGCGTGCTGGAGGCGGAGAAGCACGCGGAGACCATCGAGGAGTGGTGCCCGACTCTGATTCCCGGCCTGCTGCAGACGGATGCGTACGCGCGTTCGGTGGTCCGGGCGGCGCACCCGCTGGCGCCCGACGACGAGGTGGAGGAGAAGGTCACCGCCCGGATGGCACGCGCCAGTCTGTTCGAGGACGACCACAAGACCCCGGAATACTGGGCGATCCTGCCCGAGTCGCTGCTGCGCCAGCCGATGCTGCCACCGGCTCGGGCGGCCGAACAGCTGGAGCGCATCGTGGCGCTGGCAACGCGCCGCCGGATCGTTCCCCAGATCCTTCCGTGGAACTGCGGGCCGCATCCCCTCATGCTGGGCACGGCCAAGATCATGACCTTCCCGGACGCCCCGCCCCTGGTCTACACGGAGGCTCAGTACAGCGGTGACACCATCGACGATCCGGCCCTCGTGAAGCAGTACCGCAAGGCATACGATCGGCTCAGGGCCGCCGCACTGCCGCCGGAGGCGTCCCTCGCCCTGATCGAGCAAACGGCTGAGGATGACCGAAATGGCAAGCAACGGGATTGA
- the sdhC gene encoding succinate dehydrogenase, cytochrome b556 subunit produces MPAGTLYRGREGMWSWVAHRVTGVLIFFFLFVHVLDTALVRVSPEAYDNVVATYKTPIVALLEYGLVAAILFHALNGLRIVAVDFWAKGPRYQKQMLWSVVGIWIVLMVGALYPVLGHAVRAVFGS; encoded by the coding sequence GTGCCGGCTGGAACGCTGTACCGCGGCCGGGAAGGCATGTGGTCCTGGGTGGCTCATCGAGTCACCGGTGTCCTCATTTTCTTCTTCCTGTTCGTACACGTCCTGGACACCGCTCTCGTCCGCGTTTCCCCCGAGGCATACGACAATGTCGTGGCCACGTACAAGACGCCGATCGTCGCGCTCCTCGAATACGGCCTCGTGGCCGCCATTCTCTTCCACGCGCTGAACGGTCTTCGCATCGTCGCCGTGGACTTCTGGGCCAAGGGCCCGCGCTACCAGAAGCAGATGCTCTGGTCCGTCGTGGGCATCTGGATCGTGCTGATGGTCGGGGCCCTGTACCCCGTCCTCGGCCACGCCGTACGCGCAGTCTTCGGGAGCTGA
- a CDS encoding DUF397 domain-containing protein has product MSTAVWRKSSYSNGDGGDCVEVAEAFPGAARWRKSSYSNGSGGDCVEVADGLAGIVPVRDSKLTHGPVLTVTAPAWTSFVTSLKGTPGRRSA; this is encoded by the coding sequence TTGAGCACGGCTGTCTGGCGCAAGAGCAGCTACAGCAACGGCGACGGCGGGGACTGCGTGGAGGTCGCCGAGGCCTTCCCCGGCGCCGCCCGCTGGCGCAAGAGCAGCTACAGCAACGGCAGCGGCGGGGACTGCGTGGAGGTCGCGGACGGCCTCGCGGGCATCGTCCCCGTCCGCGACTCCAAGCTCACCCACGGTCCGGTCCTCACGGTCACGGCCCCCGCCTGGACGTCGTTCGTCACATCCCTCAAGGGCACGCCCGGCCGACGATCTGCGTAA